A segment of the Catenuloplanes nepalensis genome:
CCTTCTTCAGGAGCCGTGAATGCGTAAGCCACCCCGTGCACCGCTGTCGCCGGAGGCCTCGGCGGTCCTCTCCGCCTTCGCGGTCTCCCGGCGCACGCTGTTGGGGGGCACGCTGGCCGCGTCCGCACTCGCGCTGGCCGCGTGCGGCACGCAGGGCCGGCAGCAGACCTCGGACACCTGTGTGAGCGAGGACGTCTCCACCACCGAGAAGACACTGTCCTTTTCCAACTGGCCGCTGTACCTGGACGTCGCCGAGGGCGACGAGTCGAAGCACCCGACGCTGGACGCGTTCACCGCGCAGACCGGCATCGCGGTCACCTACAACGAGGACATCAACGACAACAACGAGTTCTTCGGCAAGGTGCAGAACCAGCTCGCGGGCTGCCAGCCGACGGACCGCGACATCATGGTGCTCACCGACTGGATGGGCGCGCGGCTGATCCGGCTCGGCTGGCTGCAGAAGCTGGACGTGAGCAAGCTGCCGAACGTGCGGGCGAACCTGCTCTCCTCGCTGCGCGACCGCGCGTTCGACCCCGCGGGGGAGTACTCGATCCCGTGGCAGGGCGGGCTCTCCGGCCTCGCCTACAACGCGGCCGTCACCGGCGAGATCCGCACCGTGGACGAGCTGCTCACCCGCGCGGACCTGAAGGGCAAGGTCACCGCGTTCTCCGAGATGCGGGACACGATCGGCCTGTTGCTGCAGTCCAACGGGCACGACCCGTCCAACTTCACCGCGGCGCAGTTCGACGACGCGCTGGCCAAGCTGCAGAAGGCGGTGGACTCCGGGCAGATCCGCCGGTTCACCGGCAACGACTACGCCACCGAGCTGGCCGGCGGCGACATCGCGGCCTGCATGGCCTGGTCCGGCGACGTCATTCAGCTCTCCGCCGAGGACGAGAAGGTGCGGTTCGTCATTCCGGAGTCGGGCGTCATCCAGTATTCGGACGACATGATGGTGCCGAACAAGGCGGCGCACAAGGCGAACGCCGAGGCGCTGATGAACCATTATTACGACCCGGCCGTGGCCGCCGAGGTCGCGGCCTATGTGAACTACATCTGCCCGGTCGAGGGCGCGCGGGCCGAGGCGGAGAAGACCGATCCGGAGCTCGCGGCGAATCCGCTCATCTTCCCGGACGAGTCGGTCACGTCCAAGGCGAAGGGTTTCATGGCGCTCGACGAGGCCACGGAGAAGGCGTACGAGCAGAAGTTCCAGGCCGTCATCGGCGCTTGAGACAGGCGGAGCAACGGATATGAGTGAGGGTCTCCGCCTGACCGGCGTGACCAAGCGGTTCGGGCCGTTCACCGCGGTGGACGAGCTGACGCTGACAATCCCGCAGGGTGCGTTCTTCGCGCTGCTCGGCGCGTCCGGCTGCGGTAAGACCACCACGCTGCGGATGGTGGCCGGCCTGGAGGAGCCCACCGCCGGGCAGGTCACGCTGGGCGGGAAGGACATCACCCGGCTCCGGCCGTACCAGCGGCCCGTCAACACGGTGTTCCAGAGCTACGCGCTGTTCCCGCACCTGAGCATCGCCGAGAACGTCGCGTTCGGCCTCCGCCGCAAGGGCGTCAAGAACGTCACGCCGCAGGTCGAGGAGATGCTGTCGCTGGTCGAGCTGGCCGGGTTCGGCGCGCGCCGCCCGGCCCAGCTCTCCGGCGGCCAGCAGCAGCGCGTCGCGCTCGCCCGCGCACTGATCAACCACCCGCAGGTGCTGCTGCTCGACGAGCCGCTCGGCGCGCTCGACCTCAAGCTGCGCCGGCAGATGCAGATCGAGCTCAAGCGCATCCAGACCGAGGTCGGCATCACGTTCGTGCACGTCACGCACGACCAGGAGGAGGCCATGACGATGGCCGACACGGTCGCGGTGATGAACGCGGGGCGGATCGAGCAGCTCGGCGCGCCGGCCGAGATCTACGAGTTCCCGGCCACGCCGTTCGTGGCGAACTTCCTCGGCCAGTCCAACCTGCTGGCCGCGTCCGGCGGTGCGCGCAGCGGCGACGACCTGCTGGTGACCGCGCACGGCGCCCGGTTCAGCGTGCCGGCCGCGCGGTCCCGCGCCACCGGCGACGAGGTCTACCTGGGCGTACGGCCGGAGAAGATGCGCCTTTTCGAGTCGGCGGACGCGGTGCCGGCCGGATTGCAGCACGTCACCGGCACGGTCACCGACTCCTCCTACGTCGGCGTCAGCACGCAGTACCTGGTCCGGACCGCCTGGGACACCGAGCTGGCGGTCTTCGCGCCGAACGTCGGCGTCGACGGGCCGCTGCCGAACGGCACCGAGGTCACGGTCGCCTGGAACCCCGCGCACGCCTTCCTGCTGGACCGGGCGGCCGGCGCGGGCGACTCGACCCACGCGCTGGTGGACGCGGCATGAGCGTCGCCGCGCTCCGGGCGAGGACCCCGTCACCCCCGCCCCGGCCCGGACGGCGCACGCGGCTGCCGTACCTGCTGATGCTTCCCGCGGGTTTGTGGTTGTTGGTCTTCTTCGTGATTCCGCTGGTGCAGCTCGGCGCGACCAGCCTCTACGACCCGGCCGGCTCGCTGACCACCGGTTACGCGATGACGTGGGAGTTCGGCAACTACCCGGCCGCGTTCGGCGCCTACCGGTGGCACTTCCTGCGGTCGCTCGGCTACGCCGCCTCGGCCACCGTGATCTGCCTGCTGCTCGGTTACCCGCTGGCCTACGCGATCGCGCACCGCGCCGGCCGCTGGAAGAACCTGATGCTGGTCGGCGTGATCGCGCCGTTCTTCACCAGCTTCCTGGTCCGCACGCTCGCCTGGAAGACGATCCTGTCCGACAACGGCGTGCTCGTCGAGGCGCTGCGCGCGGTGCACCTGCTCGGCGCGGACGGCCGGCTGCTGGCCACGCCGGCCGCGGTCATCATGGGCCTGGTCTACAACTTCCTGCCGTTCATGGTGCTGCCGCTGTACGCGAACCTGGAACGGCTGGACCGGCGCGTGCTGGAGGCCGCGAGCGACCTCTACGCCGGCCCGGTCAGCACGTTCCTCCGGGTCACGCTGCCGCTGAGCATGCCCGGCGTGGTGGCCGGCACGCTGCTCACGTTCATCCCGGCGACCGGCGACTACATCAACGCGGAGCTGCTCGGCACGCCCCGGCAGTACATGATCGGCAACGTGATCGACTCGGCGTTCCTGGTGCGGCTGGACTATCCGCAGGCGGCCGCGCTGTCGTTCATCCTGATGGCCGCGGTCCTGGCGATCGTGGTCGCCTACGTGCGCCGCTCCGGCACGGAGGACGTCCTGTGAGGCGCAACTGGGTCCTCGCCGCCGGGCTGCTGGTCCTGCTCTACCTGTTCCTGCCGATCCTCGTGGTGGCCGGGCTGTCGTTCAACGAGCCGAAGAGCCGCCTGTCGTACGACTTCCACCGGTTCACGCTGGACAACTGGGCCAACCCGTGCGGGCCCGGCGACATGTGCGACGCGGTCGGGCGCAGCATCCAGATCGGGCTGCTGTCCACGCTGATCGCCACGCTGCTCGGCACGCTGATGGCGTTCGCGCTGGCCCGGCACCGCTTCCGCGGGCGCTCCGCGATCAACCTGCTGATCTTCATGCCGATGGCCACGCCCGAGGTGGTGATGGGATCGTCGCTGCTGGCGCTGTTCGTGGCCGGCGGCGTCTCGCTCGGCTTCTGGACCGTGGTGATCGCGCACATCATGTTCTGCGTGTCGTTCGTGGTGGTGACCGTGAAGGCGCGGCTGGCCGGCCTCGACCCGGCACTGGAGGAGGCCGCGATGGACCTGTACGCCTCCGAGTGGCAGACGTTCCGCCGGATCACGCTGCCGCTGGTCGCGCCCGGCATCGTCTCCGCGGCGCTGCTGTCGTTCTCGCTGTCGTTCGACGACTTCATCATCACGAACTTCAACTCCGGCACCACGGTCACCTTCCCGATGTACGTCTGGGGTGCGGCCCAGCGCGGCATCCCGCCGCAGGTCAACGTGATCGGCACGGCCATGTTTCTGCTCGCGGTGATCCTCGTGCTGGGCGGCGAGATCATCAGTCGGCGCCGCCGCGCATGAGATCGCTGAGGGACGCCGCGCCGGTTCCGTACTGGCTGGACCGCCCGGACCGGCCCGACCCGCTGCCGCCGCTGTCCGGCGCCCGGACCGCGGACCTGGCGATCGTCGGTGGCGGCTACGCCGGGTTGTGGGCCGCGGTGCTGGCCAAGCAGGACGACCCGTCGCTCTCCGTGGCCGTGCTGGAGGCCGGCACCTGCGGATGGGCCGCGTCCGGCCGCAACGGCGGGTTCTGTGCGACGAGCCTGACCGGCGGGCTCGCCAACGGGCACGCCCGCTTCCCGGACGACCTGGTCACGCTGGAACGGCTCGGCACGGAGAACCTGGACGCGATCGAGTCGTTCGTCGCGCGGCACGGCATCGACTGCGACTTCGTCCGCTCCGGCGAGCTGAAGGTGGCGACCGAGGCGTACCAGGTGGCGCAACTGGCCGAGAGCGCGGTGCTGGCCATGGCGTACGGCCGGAACGTGCGCCTGCTCGACTCCGCCGCGATCCGTGCCGAGATCGACTCGCCGACCTACCTCTACGCCGCCTGGGACCGCCGCGGCACCGCGCTGGTCGACCCGGCCCGCCTCGCCTGGGGCCTGCGCCGCGTCTGTCTCGAACTCGGCGTTCAGATCTACGAACACACCCGGGTCACCGCGCTCGCCGACGAGGGCACCGCGGTGCGGCTCACCACCGCGCACGGCCGGCTCCGCGCGG
Coding sequences within it:
- a CDS encoding ABC transporter permease; translation: MRRNWVLAAGLLVLLYLFLPILVVAGLSFNEPKSRLSYDFHRFTLDNWANPCGPGDMCDAVGRSIQIGLLSTLIATLLGTLMAFALARHRFRGRSAINLLIFMPMATPEVVMGSSLLALFVAGGVSLGFWTVVIAHIMFCVSFVVVTVKARLAGLDPALEEAAMDLYASEWQTFRRITLPLVAPGIVSAALLSFSLSFDDFIITNFNSGTTVTFPMYVWGAAQRGIPPQVNVIGTAMFLLAVILVLGGEIISRRRRA
- a CDS encoding ABC transporter ATP-binding protein, with translation MSEGLRLTGVTKRFGPFTAVDELTLTIPQGAFFALLGASGCGKTTTLRMVAGLEEPTAGQVTLGGKDITRLRPYQRPVNTVFQSYALFPHLSIAENVAFGLRRKGVKNVTPQVEEMLSLVELAGFGARRPAQLSGGQQQRVALARALINHPQVLLLDEPLGALDLKLRRQMQIELKRIQTEVGITFVHVTHDQEEAMTMADTVAVMNAGRIEQLGAPAEIYEFPATPFVANFLGQSNLLAASGGARSGDDLLVTAHGARFSVPAARSRATGDEVYLGVRPEKMRLFESADAVPAGLQHVTGTVTDSSYVGVSTQYLVRTAWDTELAVFAPNVGVDGPLPNGTEVTVAWNPAHAFLLDRAAGAGDSTHALVDAA
- a CDS encoding NAD(P)/FAD-dependent oxidoreductase, translated to MRSLRDAAPVPYWLDRPDRPDPLPPLSGARTADLAIVGGGYAGLWAAVLAKQDDPSLSVAVLEAGTCGWAASGRNGGFCATSLTGGLANGHARFPDDLVTLERLGTENLDAIESFVARHGIDCDFVRSGELKVATEAYQVAQLAESAVLAMAYGRNVRLLDSAAIRAEIDSPTYLYAAWDRRGTALVDPARLAWGLRRVCLELGVQIYEHTRVTALADEGTAVRLTTAHGRLRAGKAILATNAFPPLLRRLRHFVAPVYDYALMTEPLTGAQLASVGWRRRQGVSDLGNRFHYYRMTADRRILFGGYDPVFHAGGRMAPALAQRPASFETLARHFAGTFPQLADVRFSHKWGGAVDTSTRLFAFHGTAYGGKLAYAAGFTGLGVSATRFAARVSLDLLTGHRTDLTSLATVRRKPKPWPPEPARTLGIALTRRSRARADDHEGRPDLWLRTMRRLGIGP
- a CDS encoding polyamine ABC transporter substrate-binding protein, giving the protein MRKPPRAPLSPEASAVLSAFAVSRRTLLGGTLAASALALAACGTQGRQQTSDTCVSEDVSTTEKTLSFSNWPLYLDVAEGDESKHPTLDAFTAQTGIAVTYNEDINDNNEFFGKVQNQLAGCQPTDRDIMVLTDWMGARLIRLGWLQKLDVSKLPNVRANLLSSLRDRAFDPAGEYSIPWQGGLSGLAYNAAVTGEIRTVDELLTRADLKGKVTAFSEMRDTIGLLLQSNGHDPSNFTAAQFDDALAKLQKAVDSGQIRRFTGNDYATELAGGDIAACMAWSGDVIQLSAEDEKVRFVIPESGVIQYSDDMMVPNKAAHKANAEALMNHYYDPAVAAEVAAYVNYICPVEGARAEAEKTDPELAANPLIFPDESVTSKAKGFMALDEATEKAYEQKFQAVIGA
- a CDS encoding ABC transporter permease translates to MSVAALRARTPSPPPRPGRRTRLPYLLMLPAGLWLLVFFVIPLVQLGATSLYDPAGSLTTGYAMTWEFGNYPAAFGAYRWHFLRSLGYAASATVICLLLGYPLAYAIAHRAGRWKNLMLVGVIAPFFTSFLVRTLAWKTILSDNGVLVEALRAVHLLGADGRLLATPAAVIMGLVYNFLPFMVLPLYANLERLDRRVLEAASDLYAGPVSTFLRVTLPLSMPGVVAGTLLTFIPATGDYINAELLGTPRQYMIGNVIDSAFLVRLDYPQAAALSFILMAAVLAIVVAYVRRSGTEDVL